One genomic window of Coffea eugenioides isolate CCC68of chromosome 1, Ceug_1.0, whole genome shotgun sequence includes the following:
- the LOC113778557 gene encoding scarecrow-like protein 14 isoform X2, translating into MKPVESKTSLNSEGENMTSPESLDPVNGFGFDGDTVYASLRSEDPSTYSPFYNMSSEFDFPDEHQFYPVLKYINQMLMEENVDEQPSMSHDPLAIQAAEKSFYEILGENYSPSPLETSVAALERNAQTPEGFSESSTKDSRNSSRSSISAAPSPVLDPNEWPAKQHCPLGNSLESSFQTNSIESPPQLKNLTICGDGQVGSLTDKNLVSSFYSDSRTMLQFEKGLEEGNKFLPTGNQLVIDLDKYTFPSEMKNAELVAKGNKDKEEKLNNGLRGRKHQYLDDSDSYIRRSNKQSTLYEEDVELSETIERALLYGDVKPSHGFSETLHNDQLLHRSHVGKSQTERQVTDGGPFDLIAMLISCAQFVASDDHSTANEQLKLLRQHASSSGDPHQRLAFIFVNALEARLAGNGHDLHAALTSKPIATSEELKALRVFFCAPFRQIYAFFANKMILEAASNATTLHIVDFGITFGFQWPNLIQRLSNKDGGPPKLRITGINFPQPGLRPAAKIEQTGHRLAKYCKRFNVPFEYQAIATRNWEKITIEELKLKRNEVLAVAFQFDSKNILDELVGNECPRDAILSLIRTMNPDILVTEVLSAQLSGPFFLSRFREALFFFSTIFDVLDNNLPRKDGQRMKFEQEFLGTEIFNIVACEGLARVERCETYKQWQARYKRAGFRQLPLNQDLMKELRSKVKEGYHKDFMFDEDGCWLLQGWKGKVICACSPWVPA; encoded by the exons ATGAAACCAGTGGAGTCAAAGACTAGTCTGAATTCTGAAGGAGAAAACATGACTTCACCT GAATCGTTGGATCCCGTAAATGGCTTTGGATTCGATGGTGATACTGTTTATGCAAGTCTTCGTTCGGAGGATCCTAGTACTTATTCTCCTTTTTATAACATGAGCTCGGAATTTGACTTTCCTGATGAGCATCAGTTCTACCCTGTGCTCAAATACATTAACCAGATGCTCATGGAGGAGAATGTGGATGAGCAGCCAAGTATGTCCCATGATCCATTAGCTATCCAAGCTGCAGAAAAATCTTTCTACGAAATTCTTGGCGAGAACTACTCTCCTTCACCTCTTGAAACATCTGTTGCAGCCCTTGAAAGAAATGCACAAACCCCAGAGGGCTTTAGTGAAAGTTCCACTAAGGATTCTAGGAACAGCAGCAGAAGTAGCATTTCTGCTGCCCCCTCGCCAGTTCTTGATCCTAATGAGTGGCCTGCAAAACAGCATTGTCCTCTGGGTAACTCTTTGGAGTCATCTTTCCAGACAAATTCAATCGAGTCTCCTCCTCAGCTGAAGAATTTGACTATCTGTGGAGATGGGCAGGTCGGATCTCTAACTGATAAGAATCTTGTTTCCAGTTTCTACAGTGATAGTAGAACCATGTTGCAATTCGAGAAAGGGTTGGAGGAAGGCAACAAATTTCTTCCAACTGGGAATCAATTGGTTATTGATTTAGACAAGTACACATTCCCATCAGAAATGAAGAATGCGGAGCTTGTGGCCAAGGGAAATAAAGATAAGGAGGAGAAATTGAATAATGGATTGCGAGGAAGGAAGCATCAATACCTGGATGATAGTGATTCATACATTAGAAGAAGCAACAAGCAGTCTACACTCTATGAGGAAGACGTTGAATTGTCAGAAACAATTGAAAGAGCACTGCTTTATGGTGATGTCAAACCGTCCCATGGATTCTCTGAGACCTTGCACAATGATCAATTGCTTCACAGATCTCATGTTGGAAAGAGTCAAACTGAAAGGCAGGTTACTGATGGTGGACCTTTTGATCTCATTGCAATGTTAATTAGTTGTGCACAGTTTGTTGCCAGTGATGATCATAGCACTGCAAATGAACAACTTAAGCTGCTTAGGCAGCATGCTTCCAGTAGTGGCGACCCACATCAGAGGCTGGCCTTCATATTTGTCAATGCTCTTGAGGCACGGCTGGCAGGCAATGGACATGACCTGCATGCTGCCTTGACTTCCAAGCCAATTGCAACTTCTGAGGAGTTGAAAGCCTTAAGGGTTTTTTTTTGTGCTCCATTCAGGCAGATTTATGCTTTCTTTGCAAACAAAATGATTCTGGAAGCAGCATCAAATGCTACAACACTTCACATTGTTGATTTTGGAATCACATTTGGCTTCCAGTGGCCTAATCTCATCCAACGGCTATCTAACAAAGATGGTGGGCCTCCCAAGTTACGCATTACAGGAATAAACTTTCCCCAACCTGGACTTAGGCCAGCAGCAAAAATAGAGCAGACAGGTCACCGCTTGGCAAAATACTGCAAAAGGTTTAATGTGCCGTTTGAGTACCAAGCAATAGCAACAAGAAACTGGGAGAAAATCACAATTGAGGAGCTGAAACTTAAAAGGAATGAAGTGCTTGCAGTGGCCTTTCAGTTTGATTCAAAGAACATTTTGGATGAGTTAGTGGGGAATGAATGTCCGAGGGATGCAATTTTAAGCTTGATCAGGACTATGAATCCCGATATTCTTGTAACTGAAGTTCTTAGTGCACAACTTTCTGGTCCTTTCTTTCTCTCCCGTTTCCGAGAagcccttttcttcttttccactATTTTTGATGTTCTTGATAACAATTTACCGAGAAAAGATGGGCAGAGGATGAAATTTGAACAAGAATTTCTAGgaactgaaattttcaataTTGTTGCATGTGAGGGCTTGGCTAGGGTTGAGAGGTGTGAGACATACAAACAGTGGCAAGCTCGTTATAAGAGGGCTGGCTTCAGGCAACTTCCCTTAAATCAAGATCTTATGAAGGAACTAAGAAGCAAAGTTAAAGAAGGCTACCACAAAGATTTCATGTTTGATGAGGATGGTTGTTGGTTGCTTCAGGGATGGAAAGGGAAGGTCATATGCGCTTGCTCTCCCTGGGTGCCTGCATAg
- the LOC113778557 gene encoding scarecrow-like protein 14 isoform X1, which yields MDHQFPDVNGSGIDEGNVFSRLKQSNFNLQFQESLDPVNGFGFDGDTVYASLRSEDPSTYSPFYNMSSEFDFPDEHQFYPVLKYINQMLMEENVDEQPSMSHDPLAIQAAEKSFYEILGENYSPSPLETSVAALERNAQTPEGFSESSTKDSRNSSRSSISAAPSPVLDPNEWPAKQHCPLGNSLESSFQTNSIESPPQLKNLTICGDGQVGSLTDKNLVSSFYSDSRTMLQFEKGLEEGNKFLPTGNQLVIDLDKYTFPSEMKNAELVAKGNKDKEEKLNNGLRGRKHQYLDDSDSYIRRSNKQSTLYEEDVELSETIERALLYGDVKPSHGFSETLHNDQLLHRSHVGKSQTERQVTDGGPFDLIAMLISCAQFVASDDHSTANEQLKLLRQHASSSGDPHQRLAFIFVNALEARLAGNGHDLHAALTSKPIATSEELKALRVFFCAPFRQIYAFFANKMILEAASNATTLHIVDFGITFGFQWPNLIQRLSNKDGGPPKLRITGINFPQPGLRPAAKIEQTGHRLAKYCKRFNVPFEYQAIATRNWEKITIEELKLKRNEVLAVAFQFDSKNILDELVGNECPRDAILSLIRTMNPDILVTEVLSAQLSGPFFLSRFREALFFFSTIFDVLDNNLPRKDGQRMKFEQEFLGTEIFNIVACEGLARVERCETYKQWQARYKRAGFRQLPLNQDLMKELRSKVKEGYHKDFMFDEDGCWLLQGWKGKVICACSPWVPA from the coding sequence ATGGACCACCAGTTTCCTGATGTGAATGGCTCTGGAATTGACGAAGGGAATGTTTTTTCAAGATTGAAGCAGTCTAATTTTAATTTGCAATTCCAGGAATCGTTGGATCCCGTAAATGGCTTTGGATTCGATGGTGATACTGTTTATGCAAGTCTTCGTTCGGAGGATCCTAGTACTTATTCTCCTTTTTATAACATGAGCTCGGAATTTGACTTTCCTGATGAGCATCAGTTCTACCCTGTGCTCAAATACATTAACCAGATGCTCATGGAGGAGAATGTGGATGAGCAGCCAAGTATGTCCCATGATCCATTAGCTATCCAAGCTGCAGAAAAATCTTTCTACGAAATTCTTGGCGAGAACTACTCTCCTTCACCTCTTGAAACATCTGTTGCAGCCCTTGAAAGAAATGCACAAACCCCAGAGGGCTTTAGTGAAAGTTCCACTAAGGATTCTAGGAACAGCAGCAGAAGTAGCATTTCTGCTGCCCCCTCGCCAGTTCTTGATCCTAATGAGTGGCCTGCAAAACAGCATTGTCCTCTGGGTAACTCTTTGGAGTCATCTTTCCAGACAAATTCAATCGAGTCTCCTCCTCAGCTGAAGAATTTGACTATCTGTGGAGATGGGCAGGTCGGATCTCTAACTGATAAGAATCTTGTTTCCAGTTTCTACAGTGATAGTAGAACCATGTTGCAATTCGAGAAAGGGTTGGAGGAAGGCAACAAATTTCTTCCAACTGGGAATCAATTGGTTATTGATTTAGACAAGTACACATTCCCATCAGAAATGAAGAATGCGGAGCTTGTGGCCAAGGGAAATAAAGATAAGGAGGAGAAATTGAATAATGGATTGCGAGGAAGGAAGCATCAATACCTGGATGATAGTGATTCATACATTAGAAGAAGCAACAAGCAGTCTACACTCTATGAGGAAGACGTTGAATTGTCAGAAACAATTGAAAGAGCACTGCTTTATGGTGATGTCAAACCGTCCCATGGATTCTCTGAGACCTTGCACAATGATCAATTGCTTCACAGATCTCATGTTGGAAAGAGTCAAACTGAAAGGCAGGTTACTGATGGTGGACCTTTTGATCTCATTGCAATGTTAATTAGTTGTGCACAGTTTGTTGCCAGTGATGATCATAGCACTGCAAATGAACAACTTAAGCTGCTTAGGCAGCATGCTTCCAGTAGTGGCGACCCACATCAGAGGCTGGCCTTCATATTTGTCAATGCTCTTGAGGCACGGCTGGCAGGCAATGGACATGACCTGCATGCTGCCTTGACTTCCAAGCCAATTGCAACTTCTGAGGAGTTGAAAGCCTTAAGGGTTTTTTTTTGTGCTCCATTCAGGCAGATTTATGCTTTCTTTGCAAACAAAATGATTCTGGAAGCAGCATCAAATGCTACAACACTTCACATTGTTGATTTTGGAATCACATTTGGCTTCCAGTGGCCTAATCTCATCCAACGGCTATCTAACAAAGATGGTGGGCCTCCCAAGTTACGCATTACAGGAATAAACTTTCCCCAACCTGGACTTAGGCCAGCAGCAAAAATAGAGCAGACAGGTCACCGCTTGGCAAAATACTGCAAAAGGTTTAATGTGCCGTTTGAGTACCAAGCAATAGCAACAAGAAACTGGGAGAAAATCACAATTGAGGAGCTGAAACTTAAAAGGAATGAAGTGCTTGCAGTGGCCTTTCAGTTTGATTCAAAGAACATTTTGGATGAGTTAGTGGGGAATGAATGTCCGAGGGATGCAATTTTAAGCTTGATCAGGACTATGAATCCCGATATTCTTGTAACTGAAGTTCTTAGTGCACAACTTTCTGGTCCTTTCTTTCTCTCCCGTTTCCGAGAagcccttttcttcttttccactATTTTTGATGTTCTTGATAACAATTTACCGAGAAAAGATGGGCAGAGGATGAAATTTGAACAAGAATTTCTAGgaactgaaattttcaataTTGTTGCATGTGAGGGCTTGGCTAGGGTTGAGAGGTGTGAGACATACAAACAGTGGCAAGCTCGTTATAAGAGGGCTGGCTTCAGGCAACTTCCCTTAAATCAAGATCTTATGAAGGAACTAAGAAGCAAAGTTAAAGAAGGCTACCACAAAGATTTCATGTTTGATGAGGATGGTTGTTGGTTGCTTCAGGGATGGAAAGGGAAGGTCATATGCGCTTGCTCTCCCTGGGTGCCTGCATAg
- the LOC113751955 gene encoding scarecrow-like protein 14 produces the protein MTINRVMDHQFPNLVNSVNDSEFGNGINLASSEQSNLDIEFEKFWNSVNGFEFNSSVVFPSLEQQPLSSCTFAPLYNVSSEVDFPGDYESYPMLKYINQMLMEDFSEEQPNISPDPLALKAAEKSLYHVLGKSYPPSPHEPVAALDQIAESSQESTDSCSQHYTDGCDTDTSTIDSRPILDPVESSGKGHQPWDKYFKSSFQTSSLNSVHSLSSSSNSGDGLVGFLTNENMISSSVSDSDTILQFKKGLEEGNKFLPAGKLMNIDLDKYTLPSKLENAGLVTTGKKDEEYLRTGMRGRKHQHQDDGDAHLGRKYKQSSVSMEEVELSEAFDRILLFGDSRGQDLCCNVDVEQPTQLSEALDHESDVSKSTEERLGTDNEALDLSALLLNCAHSVVADDRRTANDQLKLIKQHACSTGDPQQRLAILFANALEARLAGNGPELCATVKSKRRSAAEELKAFRVYLCAPFRQIASCFANKMILKAASRAKTLHIVDFGIGYGFQWPSLIQQLSNRDGGPPKLRITGIEYPKPGFRPAERIEETGRRLAKYCERFNVPFVYQAIPIKNWEKIRLEELKLTRDEVIVVNCQLRFKNMLDQVVDGDCPRDAVLRLIREINPAIFVSDVLSGQLCAPFFLTRCREALFFFSAVFDFLHHNLPPDDKQRLKFEQEFMGTEVMNIIACEGSERVERAETYKQWQIRYKRAGFKMLPLNQDLKKELRSKVKEGYHKDFLFDEEGGWILQGWKGKIITACSCWVPA, from the exons ATGACTATTAATC GTGTTATGGATCATCAGTTCCCCAATTTGGTGAATTCTGTGAATGACTCTGAGTTTGGTAATGGGATTAATTTAGCAAGTTCAGAGCAATCTAATTTGGATATCGAATTTGAGAAGTTCTGGAATTCTGTGAACGGCTTTGAATTCAATAGTAGCGTTGTTTTTCCAAGTCTTGAGCAGCAACCTTTGAGTTCTTGTACTTTTGCTCCTCTGTATAACGTGAGCTCAGAGGTTGATTTTCCTGGTGATTATGAATCCTATCCTATGCTCAAGTATATCAACCAGATGCTCATGGAGGACTTTTCGGAAGAGCAGCCAAACATATCCCCTGATCCTCTAGCTCTAAAAGCTGCCGAGAAATCATTATACCATGTTCTTGGCAAGAGCTACCCTCCTTCGCCTCATGAACCAGTGGCAGCCTTAGATCAGATTGCAGAAAGCTCACAGGAATCCACTGATAGTTGTAGTCAGCATTATACAGATGGCTGTGACACTGATACCAGTACTATTGACAGCCGACCAATTCTTGATCCTGTTGAGTCATCTGGGAAAGGACATCAACCTTGGGATAAGTATTTCAAGTCATCCTTTCAGACCAGCTCACTCAACTCTGTTCATTCTCTGAGCAGTTCGAGCAATAGTGGCGATGGGCTAGTAGGTTTTTTAACAAATGAGAATATGATTTCCAGCTCTGTGAGTGATAGTGATACCATTTTGCAGTTCAAGAAGGGGCTAGAGGAAGGTAACAAATTCCTTCCAGCTGGGAAACTAATGAATATTGATTTAGATAAGTACACGTTACCCTCAAAGTTGGAGAATGCGGGTCTCGTGACCACGGGAAAGAAGGATGAGGAGTATTTGCGCACTGGAATGAGAGGAAGGAAGCACCAACACCAGGATGATGGTGATGCACATCTAGGAAGAAAGTACAAACAGTCTTCTGTTTCTATGGAAGAGGTTGAGTTGTCAGAGGCATTTGATAGAATATTGCTTTTTGGTGATTCCAGAGGGCAAGATTTATGTTGTAATGTTGATGTTGAGCAGCCAACTCAATTATCTGAGGCCTTGGATCATGAATCTGATGTTAGTAAAAGTACAGAAGAAAGGCTGGGTACTGATAATGAAGCTCTTGACCTAAGTGCATTATTGCTTAACTGTGCACATTCTGTTGTAGCTGATGATCGTAGGACTGCAAATGATCAACTAAAGCTAATTAAACAACATGCTTGTTCCACTGGTGACCCACAGCAGCGGTTGGCCATTTTATTTGCCAATGCTCTTGAGGCACGCTTGGCAGGCAATGGACCTGAGCTTTGTGCCACGGTAAAGTCCAAGAGGAGGTCAGCCGCTGAGGAGTTAAAAGCCTTCAGGGTTTATCTTTGTGCTCCTTTCAGGCAGATTGCTTCTTGCTTTGCAAACAAAATGATCCTTAAAGCAGCATCAAGGGCTAAAACACTTCACATTGTTGATTTTGGCATTGGCTACGGCTTTCAGTGGCCCAGCCTCATACAACAGCTTTCTAATAGAGATGGTGGGCCTCCCAAGCTACGCATTACTGGAATAGAATATCCCAAACCTGGATTTCGGCCAGCAGAAAGAATAGAAGAGACGGGCCGTCGCTTGGCAAAATACTGTGAAAGGTTTAATGTACCTTTTGTGTACCAAGCAATTCCAATAAAGAATTGGGAGAAAATTAGACTTGAAGAGCTAAAGCTTACAAGAGATGAGGTAATTGTGGTGAACTGCCAGCTTCGTTTCAAAAACATGCTTGATCAGGTAGTGGATGGTGATTGTCCAAGGGATGCAGTTTTAAGATTAATCAGAGAGATTAATCCTGCTATTTTTGTGAGTGACGTTCTTAGTGGACAACTTTGTGCTCCCTTTTTCCTCACTCGGTGCAGAGAAgcactcttttttttctctgcAGTGTTTGATTTTCTTCACCATAATCTGCCACCCGATGATAAGCAGAGGTTGAAATTTGAACAAGAATTTATGGGAACGGAAGTGATGAATATCATTGCATGTGAGGGCTCGGAGAGGGTTGAGAGGGCTGAGACATACAAGCAGTGGCAAATCCGTTATAAGAGGGCTGGTTTCAAAATGCTGCCTCTGAATCAGGATCTTAAGAAAGAACTAAGAAGCAAAGTTAAAGAAGGGTACCACAAAGATTTTTTATTTGATGAAGAAGGTGGTTGGATACTCCAGGGGTGGAAAGGCAAGATTATCACAGCTTGCTCTTGTTGGGTCCCTGCCTAG